One segment of Nostoc piscinale CENA21 DNA contains the following:
- a CDS encoding XRE family transcriptional regulator, which yields MATNILDNIDLRTLGELLQQARKKCGMTQADAAKVIDAARTTMIAIEKGERRLKANELIKLARAYGRSVSDFVRPRPVVQPFEVQFRAVYQRSQEQQAEIEPFIVDLEELCQNYLELEKIMDAPLTRNYPFEYQVTDMPIKSAAESIAVAERQRLGLGDAPIPQLRDILEQDVGLRIFYLPMPQKYSEVYSYNEQVGGCMAINANHPEERRRWSMAHGYLHFLAHRQKPEFHFDGQYQRFPESEQLAETFPKYFLMPTSGLLKRFNDMYRTHGKFTPTNLFTLAHYYGVSVEALVYRLEEMELLPSGTWDKLRDRGLKVRKVQEELGLEQIPQRIDMMPLHYQHLAIEALDQGLITEGRFAEFLHVDRLEARRIAQVLREHSSGMMEEDTDFDLRQMQTGEK from the coding sequence ATGGCTACCAACATCCTGGATAACATCGATCTGCGGACATTAGGAGAACTCCTACAACAAGCCCGTAAAAAATGTGGCATGACTCAAGCTGATGCAGCCAAGGTTATTGATGCTGCACGCACCACTATGATTGCAATTGAGAAAGGAGAACGTCGTCTCAAAGCCAATGAACTGATTAAACTTGCTCGTGCGTACGGACGTTCTGTGAGTGACTTTGTTCGGCCACGCCCAGTTGTGCAACCTTTTGAAGTACAGTTTCGGGCTGTTTATCAACGCAGTCAGGAACAACAGGCGGAAATTGAGCCATTCATAGTTGATTTAGAAGAATTATGTCAGAATTACCTAGAACTTGAGAAAATTATGGACGCGCCACTAACGCGCAACTATCCTTTTGAGTATCAAGTAACCGATATGCCCATCAAATCTGCTGCTGAGAGTATAGCTGTAGCAGAACGCCAAAGGCTCGGTTTAGGTGATGCTCCTATTCCCCAACTCCGAGACATTCTAGAGCAAGATGTGGGTTTACGTATTTTCTATTTGCCCATGCCACAGAAATACTCAGAAGTCTATAGCTATAACGAGCAAGTTGGCGGTTGCATGGCCATCAATGCTAATCACCCAGAGGAGCGAAGACGCTGGTCAATGGCGCATGGATACCTGCATTTTTTGGCACATCGGCAAAAGCCTGAGTTCCACTTTGATGGTCAATATCAACGATTTCCTGAAAGTGAACAATTAGCAGAAACGTTCCCCAAATATTTCCTCATGCCTACCAGTGGATTGCTCAAGCGGTTTAATGATATGTACCGTACACATGGCAAATTCACTCCGACTAATCTATTTACACTAGCTCACTACTATGGTGTTTCAGTAGAAGCATTAGTTTATCGGTTAGAGGAAATGGAACTTCTACCTTCAGGAACTTGGGATAAATTACGAGATAGAGGTTTAAAAGTTAGAAAGGTACAGGAGGAACTTGGCTTAGAACAAATCCCGCAAAGGATTGATATGATGCCACTTCATTATCAACACCTAGCAATTGAAGCATTAGATCAAGGTTTAATTACTGAAGGACGTTTTGCTGAATTTCTCCATGTAGACCGTTTAGAAGCCCGTCGCATCGCCCAAGTATTACGCGAACATTCAAGCGGAATGATGGAGGAAGACACAGATTTTGATTTGCGTCAAATGCAAACAGGTGAGAAGTGA
- a CDS encoding 7-cyano-7-deazaguanine synthase, which yields MNYQTSLVQESDYSDYQDYTLDFQPVSNIDGSVLFIDHSRGKQLNFGINVDDKEFKYRVKADFSPVVADLIDIAIAIYTSDRLAPQNLTEKQRRFHVKLPVRNPEWLSSETFRTKLDDLLTWTTDSKWIFDFQKRIAPERLVEQLSLPIAPQGCEVTLWSGGLDALAGLYTRLVMYPEQQFVLFGTGSNDSVYARQERVYQEIQSIFPGRCHLFRIPIRFDSSSEQHKNKLSRARGVVFTLLGSACTYLMGQQVLYLYENGIGAINLPYRESAVGLDHSRSVHPLTLQKVSDVVSQLLGKEFQVKNPFLFWTKAEMCKSLADDGRDDLPPLTMSCDSPHRQKPVQCGYCSSCLLRRQSLAASRITDKTRYVVLHGERSVKKPSLCFLNMQAQVKTLDSLLSISDEPWKNLTKKFPILDDIVDRTATAENLSLIDMQGHLVQLYQKYVSEWNAVESHIATELSNKHSDHKASSKYVVSSQQG from the coding sequence ATGAACTACCAAACGTCGCTTGTGCAAGAATCTGATTACAGTGATTACCAAGATTACACTTTGGACTTTCAACCTGTATCTAATATTGATGGATCTGTGCTGTTTATCGATCACTCACGGGGTAAGCAACTAAATTTTGGTATTAATGTGGACGATAAAGAGTTTAAATATAGAGTTAAGGCAGATTTTTCACCTGTTGTTGCCGATCTAATTGATATTGCTATTGCTATTTATACTTCAGATCGTCTTGCACCTCAAAATCTTACAGAGAAGCAGCGTCGGTTTCATGTAAAATTGCCAGTACGTAATCCAGAATGGCTAAGTTCTGAAACATTTCGCACAAAACTAGATGATTTATTAACATGGACTACTGATAGCAAATGGATTTTCGACTTCCAAAAAAGGATTGCACCAGAACGCCTTGTTGAACAACTATCTCTTCCAATAGCACCTCAAGGATGTGAAGTAACATTATGGAGTGGTGGGCTGGATGCTCTAGCAGGTTTGTACACTCGCCTTGTGATGTATCCAGAACAACAGTTTGTCTTATTTGGAACTGGCAGTAATGATAGTGTCTATGCCCGCCAGGAAAGAGTGTATCAGGAAATTCAGTCTATTTTCCCTGGGCGTTGTCATCTTTTTCGTATCCCAATCCGATTTGATTCTAGTAGTGAGCAGCACAAAAACAAGCTTTCTCGTGCGCGGGGCGTTGTTTTTACTCTCCTTGGTTCTGCGTGTACGTACCTTATGGGACAACAGGTTCTTTATTTGTATGAAAACGGAATTGGAGCAATTAACCTTCCATACCGTGAATCAGCTGTAGGACTAGATCACTCTCGTTCTGTTCATCCTTTAACTTTGCAGAAGGTAAGTGATGTTGTTTCTCAGCTTTTAGGAAAGGAGTTCCAAGTAAAAAACCCCTTTCTGTTTTGGACTAAAGCCGAAATGTGCAAATCATTGGCTGACGATGGGAGAGACGACTTGCCACCTTTAACTATGTCCTGTGACAGTCCACATCGCCAAAAGCCAGTTCAATGTGGTTACTGCTCTTCTTGTCTTTTAAGACGACAATCACTTGCCGCTAGTAGGATAACAGATAAAACTCGCTATGTAGTATTGCATGGAGAACGTTCAGTTAAAAAGCCGAGCTTATGTTTTCTGAATATGCAGGCACAAGTTAAAACTCTTGACTCTTTGCTAAGTATCTCAGATGAACCTTGGAAAAATCTAACCAAAAAGTTTCCAATACTGGATGACATAGTTGATCGCACTGCTACGGCAGAAAATTTATCGCTTATCGATATGCAAGGTCACCTTGTTCAACTTTATCAAAAGTATGTTTCCGAATGGAATGCTGTAGAATCACATATTGCTACTGAGTTATCAAACAAACACAGTGATCATAAGGCATCTAGTAAATACGTAGTCTCATCTCAACAAGGTTGA
- the galT gene encoding galactose-1-phosphate uridylyltransferase → MYSHQLLKPDGRKLTLYSRKPIASQIEATSPSNEPVQANPHLRWHPLRGEWVAYASHRQGRTFMPPPEYNPLAPTSNPNFPTELPQGKYDVAVFDNRFPSMSLTANNPPQTIVETLPANGACEVVVFTQDAHASLSSLELTHLDLLLEVWGDRTRELGLNPQIQYVLPFENKGVEVGVTLHHPHGQIYAYPFVPPIPARMLAMQQEYYQEHGRGLLQDLIQQEIADNQRIIYQDEDAIAFVPVCARYPYEVWIAPIQPVSNFTELSPKQRFGLAKALKTVTLKYDGLWNRPFPYLMAWFGAPTDGLAHPEAHLHAQFYPPYRTRERLKYLAGTELAAGMFANDALPEEKAKELQAVAVNIEMPVSV, encoded by the coding sequence ATGTACTCCCACCAGCTGTTAAAGCCCGACGGACGCAAACTCACATTATATAGTCGCAAACCAATTGCTAGTCAGATAGAAGCTACTAGCCCTAGTAACGAGCCAGTGCAAGCAAATCCTCACTTGCGCTGGCATCCCTTGCGCGGCGAATGGGTGGCTTATGCTAGTCACCGTCAAGGGCGGACATTCATGCCACCCCCAGAATATAATCCCCTGGCTCCTACCAGCAACCCGAATTTCCCCACGGAACTTCCCCAAGGTAAGTATGATGTGGCAGTGTTCGATAACCGCTTTCCTTCGATGAGCCTCACAGCTAACAATCCACCCCAGACTATCGTGGAAACGTTACCTGCTAATGGAGCTTGTGAAGTAGTAGTTTTTACTCAAGATGCCCATGCTTCTCTAAGTTCTCTAGAATTGACGCATCTGGATTTGCTGTTAGAAGTATGGGGCGATCGCACCCGCGAACTAGGGTTGAATCCGCAAATTCAGTACGTATTGCCTTTTGAAAATAAAGGTGTAGAAGTAGGTGTAACTTTGCACCATCCCCACGGGCAAATTTACGCTTATCCATTTGTTCCTCCTATACCAGCGCGGATGTTGGCAATGCAGCAGGAGTATTATCAAGAACATGGGCGGGGTTTACTGCAAGATTTAATTCAGCAGGAAATTGCCGATAACCAACGAATTATCTATCAAGATGAAGATGCGATCGCCTTCGTCCCAGTTTGCGCTCGTTACCCTTACGAAGTTTGGATTGCACCTATTCAGCCTGTGAGCAATTTTACAGAACTTAGTCCAAAACAACGCTTCGGGCTTGCCAAAGCATTAAAAACCGTCACACTCAAATATGACGGTTTGTGGAATCGCCCATTTCCTTATTTAATGGCTTGGTTTGGTGCGCCTACGGATGGTTTAGCTCATCCCGAAGCACATTTACACGCGCAGTTTTACCCGCCATATCGCACCAGAGAAAGGCTGAAGTATTTGGCAGGAACCGAACTTGCAGCCGGAATGTTTGCGAATGATGCTTTACCAGAGGAGAAGGCAAAAGAGTTACAAGCGGTGGCTGTAAATATTGAAATGCCAGTTTCGGTATAA
- a CDS encoding glycoside hydrolase family 2 protein, whose product MSTKTTVHPRPLLKRSVWQSLDGAWKFTFDDEGKYVQPSDLNHWCHDIKVPFAPESAKSGIGDQGYHPNCWYEREFATPPGDGKLLLHFGAVDYRARVWVNNQYIAEHEGGHTSFSLDITHALNNSGTTKVTVWAQDDPHDLAKPRGKQDWQLKPHSIWYPRTSGIWQTVWLERVGKTYLGHLRWIPDCERWEIGFEAGLAGNVPTSGVRIKVKLSVEGLVLASDTYEVFSGEISRRIALGDPGIDDCRNELLWSPEKPTLINAEIQLWHKDQLLDEVQSYTAMRTVSVQRDRFMLNGRPYYLRLVLDQGYWPDSLMTAPDDEALRRDVELVKAMGFNGVRKHQKIEDPRFLYWADVLGLLVWEEMPSAYRFTPKAVERVTREWTEIIKRDVSHPCIVAWVPFNESWGVPNLVETAAHRNYVLAMYHLTKTLDPTRPVIGNDGWESTDTDILAIHDYDSKPERLAHRYRPDIKISDLFERSRPGGRILTLDNYPHQGQPVMLTEFGGIAYTPLDNPDADKAWGYENCSNISELEMKYAALLETVNNIELFSGFCYTQFTDTFQEANGLLYGDRTPKFPIAAIRAATLSGQGLCTPTSC is encoded by the coding sequence TTGTCTACAAAAACGACAGTACACCCGCGACCACTCTTAAAACGCTCAGTCTGGCAAAGCTTGGATGGAGCTTGGAAGTTCACATTTGATGACGAGGGAAAATATGTCCAACCAAGTGACCTTAATCATTGGTGTCATGATATAAAAGTTCCTTTTGCCCCCGAATCTGCCAAAAGTGGTATTGGTGATCAGGGTTATCATCCTAACTGTTGGTATGAAAGGGAATTTGCCACACCACCTGGAGATGGCAAATTACTGTTACATTTTGGTGCTGTCGACTATCGCGCTCGTGTGTGGGTCAACAATCAATATATAGCCGAGCATGAAGGCGGACATACCTCTTTCAGCCTTGATATTACCCATGCCTTAAACAACAGTGGTACAACGAAGGTGACGGTGTGGGCGCAAGATGATCCCCACGACCTCGCCAAGCCGCGAGGCAAACAGGATTGGCAGTTAAAACCCCATAGTATTTGGTATCCTCGCACGAGTGGTATTTGGCAGACTGTGTGGTTAGAACGTGTCGGTAAGACGTATCTTGGTCATCTACGTTGGATTCCCGACTGTGAACGCTGGGAAATTGGATTTGAGGCAGGGTTGGCTGGTAATGTACCGACTTCAGGTGTACGAATCAAAGTTAAATTGAGTGTTGAAGGATTGGTGTTAGCTAGTGATACCTATGAAGTATTTAGTGGGGAAATTAGTCGCCGGATTGCTCTAGGTGATCCGGGAATTGATGACTGTCGTAATGAATTGCTGTGGAGTCCAGAAAAGCCCACATTGATTAATGCGGAAATTCAGCTATGGCACAAAGACCAACTACTAGATGAGGTGCAATCTTATACAGCGATGCGGACTGTCAGCGTTCAACGCGATCGCTTTATGCTCAACGGTCGCCCCTACTATCTGCGGTTAGTTCTCGACCAAGGTTATTGGCCAGATAGTTTAATGACAGCACCCGATGACGAAGCATTACGGCGTGATGTAGAACTCGTTAAAGCTATGGGTTTTAACGGTGTCCGCAAACACCAAAAAATTGAAGACCCCCGCTTTTTATATTGGGCAGACGTTTTAGGGTTGTTAGTATGGGAAGAGATGCCTAGTGCCTACCGCTTTACGCCGAAAGCTGTGGAACGTGTGACCCGTGAATGGACGGAAATCATCAAACGAGATGTTAGCCATCCTTGTATTGTGGCGTGGGTGCCGTTTAATGAGTCTTGGGGAGTGCCAAATTTAGTAGAAACGGCGGCTCATCGGAATTACGTATTGGCAATGTATCACCTGACTAAAACTCTTGACCCGACTCGCCCAGTAATTGGGAACGATGGTTGGGAAAGTACCGATACCGATATTCTGGCTATCCACGACTATGACAGTAAGCCTGAACGATTAGCCCATCGCTACAGACCAGATATCAAAATATCAGATTTATTTGAGCGTAGCCGTCCAGGGGGACGCATCCTCACCTTAGATAACTATCCCCATCAAGGACAACCAGTAATGTTAACCGAGTTTGGTGGTATCGCCTATACTCCGCTTGACAATCCTGATGCAGATAAAGCTTGGGGATATGAAAACTGCTCCAATATCTCCGAATTAGAAATGAAATACGCTGCTTTACTGGAAACCGTAAATAACATTGAGCTATTTAGCGGATTCTGTTACACACAATTCACAGATACCTTCCAAGAAGCTAACGGTTTATTGTACGGCGATCGCACACCGAAATTTCCCATTGCAGCCATCCGTGCTGCTACCCTCTCAGGACAAGGATTATGTACTCCCACCAGCTGTTAA
- the rppA gene encoding two-component system response regulator RppA: MRLILVEDETDLGAAIKQVLSHEAYVVDWFLDGNQAWQHLENSSTEYTLAIFDWMLPGVSGIELCKWLRKCQLTLPVLMLTAKDRMEEKIIGLDSGADDYLVKPFDMAELLARLRALHRRASYTGVTFTPQVKPRLLEVGYLTLNYNTHELTRHYTNGETQVLTLTIKEFQLLEFFMRHPNQIINRDQIINQLWEIGTAPVSNVVAAQIRLLRRKLGEEDSEALIETIYGVGYRLNIQTTEISS; the protein is encoded by the coding sequence ATGCGACTGATATTAGTTGAGGATGAAACAGATTTAGGTGCAGCTATCAAACAAGTTCTCAGCCATGAGGCGTATGTAGTCGATTGGTTTTTAGATGGGAATCAGGCATGGCAACATCTCGAAAATAGCTCAACTGAGTACACATTAGCGATTTTTGATTGGATGCTGCCTGGAGTCTCTGGAATAGAGTTGTGTAAATGGTTACGAAAGTGCCAGTTAACCTTACCTGTGCTAATGCTAACGGCTAAAGACCGTATGGAAGAAAAAATTATTGGCTTAGATAGCGGTGCAGATGATTATTTAGTTAAACCTTTTGATATGGCAGAACTACTAGCCAGATTGCGAGCATTGCACAGGCGGGCTTCTTATACAGGCGTAACGTTTACGCCCCAAGTCAAACCTCGACTTTTAGAAGTAGGTTATCTGACACTTAACTACAACACTCATGAACTGACTCGGCATTATACTAACGGAGAAACGCAAGTATTAACTTTAACAATTAAGGAATTTCAATTGTTAGAGTTTTTTATGCGGCATCCTAACCAAATTATCAACCGTGACCAAATTATTAATCAACTTTGGGAAATTGGTACAGCACCAGTCAGCAATGTCGTAGCAGCCCAAATCCGCTTATTGAGACGTAAATTGGGAGAAGAAGACAGTGAAGCTTTGATAGAAACTATTTATGGTGTAGGCTATCGTCTTAATATTCAGACTACAGAAATAAGTAGTTGA
- a CDS encoding HAMP domain-containing histidine kinase produces the protein MKRNPIFYQTRLRLAAWYTLVMGSILGLSSFGVYTVVAHTYYETIDQGLKSVAKALRKSVEPAWQQPGHLQELAKELSLELCIASTNCLPQKTIIKQPINETANQVNYYVRLLDSSEKVFASTGIEFDNLQPALSSQPWQIITDVFGTRYRQITLPLYTQNQISGYLQVARSITDLDQHLAYLRLTLILGLPISMVFVALSSWWLAERAMQPVYLSYQQMQQFTADAAHEFRTPLAAMHSTIEAAIKLQPEAKANHGTLDVLKRQNYRLSQLVSDLLLLTRIDQKQITAKHQPCCLNDLISDLIEELAFLAVENHVNLSGQMLVTKKSLCSGK, from the coding sequence ATGAAACGTAATCCTATTTTCTACCAAACCCGGCTGAGATTGGCAGCTTGGTATACCCTAGTGATGGGTAGTATTTTAGGGCTATCTAGTTTCGGAGTATATACTGTAGTTGCCCACACTTACTATGAAACCATAGACCAGGGCTTAAAATCAGTCGCAAAAGCACTCCGGAAAAGTGTTGAACCAGCTTGGCAACAACCTGGACATTTACAGGAACTAGCAAAAGAGCTTTCCTTAGAATTATGTATAGCTAGTACAAATTGTTTGCCTCAAAAAACTATTATTAAACAACCAATCAATGAGACAGCTAATCAGGTTAATTACTATGTGCGCTTGTTGGATAGTTCAGAAAAAGTATTTGCAAGCACAGGCATAGAATTTGATAATTTACAACCTGCCTTATCATCACAACCTTGGCAAATCATTACTGATGTTTTTGGTACGCGATACCGCCAAATTACTTTACCGTTGTATACTCAAAACCAAATTTCAGGTTATTTACAAGTAGCACGTAGTATTACTGATTTAGATCAACATTTGGCTTATTTGAGATTAACTTTAATTTTGGGACTGCCAATTTCGATGGTTTTTGTGGCTTTGTCTAGTTGGTGGTTAGCAGAAAGGGCAATGCAACCTGTGTATCTTTCCTATCAACAGATGCAACAATTTACTGCTGATGCTGCTCATGAGTTCCGCACACCTTTAGCAGCAATGCACTCTACTATTGAAGCCGCTATCAAGTTACAGCCAGAAGCCAAAGCAAATCATGGAACTTTAGATGTCCTCAAACGCCAAAATTATCGCTTATCACAATTAGTTAGTGATTTATTACTGTTGACAAGGATAGATCAAAAACAAATAACAGCAAAACATCAGCCTTGCTGTTTGAATGATTTAATTAGCGATTTAATTGAAGAGTTAGCATTTTTAGCAGTAGAAAATCACGTCAATCTTTCTGGACAGATGTTAGTGACAAAAAAAAGTTTATGTTCAGGGAAATGA
- a CDS encoding ATP-binding protein: MQATPSGGEVTVFLEVNELYAIIKVQDTGIGIALEHQQRIFDRFYRVDRDRSRSSGGSGLGLAIALAIAKAHKGNIQVQSQLSLGSTFTVRIPL, encoded by the coding sequence ATTCAGGCAACACCGAGTGGAGGAGAAGTCACTGTTTTTTTAGAAGTGAATGAGCTTTACGCCATTATTAAAGTTCAAGATACAGGAATTGGTATTGCCCTCGAACATCAACAGCGAATTTTTGATCGGTTTTATCGAGTAGATCGCGATCGCTCTCGTAGTTCTGGTGGTTCTGGCTTGGGTTTAGCCATTGCTTTAGCGATCGCTAAAGCCCACAAAGGCAATATTCAGGTTCAAAGTCAACTCAGCCTGGGAAGTACATTTACAGTCCGAATTCCTCTGTAA
- a CDS encoding beta strand repeat-containing protein: MVNINGTNGNDNLIGTNGNDIIRGLAGNDTLFGNGGNDILDGGEGNDSLNAATGFVSSTGNSILRGGTGDDFLDITRSSGNNLLEGGDNNDTLLALFSEGNNLISGGSGDDIIDISTSTGNNLVEGGDGNDEIYAERVAGNNSLYGGAGDDSFYLSNIVPQEPSPSTIAIQTVDGGDGEDYLFVDYSDADAAISSTFNSATNTGTITASSNEVSYSNIERLNIIGTQFDDFITISNARLDDSIDVSDGDNNIAGEGGNDVILAAFTTGNNTISGGEGDDIIDISTSTGNNLVEGGDGNDEIYAERVAGNNSLYGDAGDDSFYLSNIVPQEPSASTIATQTVDGGDGEDYLFVDYSDADAPISSAYNASSNSGRINAGTNRIRYSNIESLNIIGTSYSDNIVGSNGNDTLFGGSGGNDRISGGAGNDTLNVDYSTGNNLLKGDVGNDTLSAIGASGDNTLDGGAGDDRLIADDSTGDNLLKSFSGNDYLSVVGSSGNNTLNGGAGDDTLVADDSTGDNSLNGGSNDDYLFAVGSSGNNTLNGDTGNDILVVDDSTGDNLLNGSSGDDYLSAVGSSGNNTLNGGAGRNTLIADNSTGNNLLNGDNADEYLSAVDSSGNNTLIGRNGHDILIVDDSTGDNLLSGDNGNDYLSAVSSFGNNTLNGGNGNDTLTVQNSSGTNVLNGGSGNDYLSAMGALGNNTLDGGTGNDILIGGSENDVLIGGANNDLITGGSGADTFVFNRFNEGIDTITDFSISDDIIQISAAGFGGGLLAGALSISQLTLGTSATTTDQRFIYNNITGALYFDQDGNAGGFRQVQLAQLSGSPALNVSNFVIV; encoded by the coding sequence ATGGTGAATATCAATGGTACAAATGGCAATGATAATCTCATTGGCACAAATGGTAATGATATTATTAGGGGTCTTGCTGGGAATGATACCTTATTTGGCAATGGTGGCAATGACATTTTAGATGGTGGTGAGGGAAATGATAGCCTCAATGCAGCCACTGGTTTTGTCAGTTCCACAGGGAACAGTATCCTCAGAGGTGGAACAGGAGATGATTTTTTAGATATTACCCGTTCTTCTGGAAATAACCTTTTAGAAGGGGGTGATAATAATGACACTCTATTAGCTCTATTTTCTGAGGGCAATAACCTTATTAGTGGTGGATCAGGTGATGACATAATTGACATTAGTACCTCCACAGGCAATAACCTTGTGGAAGGTGGTGATGGTAATGATGAGATTTATGCTGAACGTGTAGCAGGAAATAACAGCCTCTATGGTGGTGCAGGGGATGACTCCTTCTATCTGAGCAACATTGTGCCACAAGAACCAAGTCCCTCTACCATTGCGATTCAAACAGTCGATGGTGGAGATGGGGAAGATTATCTTTTTGTTGATTACAGTGATGCTGATGCAGCAATATCTTCAACCTTCAATAGTGCCACCAACACTGGCACCATCACAGCCAGCAGCAATGAAGTCAGCTACAGCAACATCGAACGTTTGAACATTATTGGTACACAGTTCGATGATTTCATCACCATTAGTAATGCACGTTTAGATGACAGCATTGATGTGAGTGATGGAGACAACAACATCGCAGGTGAAGGTGGAAATGATGTCATACTAGCGGCTTTTACAACCGGGAATAACACCATTAGTGGCGGAGAAGGTGATGACATCATTGATATCAGTACCTCCACAGGCAATAACCTTGTGGAAGGTGGTGATGGTAATGATGAGATTTATGCTGAACGTGTAGCAGGAAATAACAGCCTCTATGGTGATGCAGGGGATGACTCCTTCTATCTGAGCAACATTGTGCCACAAGAACCAAGTGCCTCTACCATTGCGACGCAAACAGTCGATGGTGGAGATGGGGAAGATTATCTTTTTGTTGATTACAGCGATGCTGATGCACCTATCTCATCCGCATACAATGCTTCAAGCAACAGTGGCAGAATTAACGCAGGTACAAATCGAATTCGCTACAGTAACATCGAAAGTTTAAATATTATTGGCACAAGCTACAGTGATAATATTGTTGGCAGCAATGGCAATGATACACTTTTTGGTGGTAGTGGTGGTAATGATCGAATCAGTGGTGGTGCTGGTAACGATACATTAAATGTTGACTATTCGACCGGGAATAATCTGCTAAAAGGTGATGTAGGAAATGATACGCTTTCTGCTATTGGTGCTTCTGGTGATAACACCTTAGATGGTGGTGCGGGTGATGATAGGCTAATTGCGGATGATTCCACAGGCGATAACTTGCTAAAGAGTTTTAGTGGTAATGATTATCTGTCTGTGGTTGGTTCGTCTGGAAATAACACCCTCAATGGTGGTGCTGGTGACGATACATTAGTTGCAGATGATTCTACAGGCGATAACTCACTCAATGGCGGCAGTAATGATGATTATCTGTTTGCTGTTGGTTCATCTGGAAATAACACCCTCAATGGTGATACGGGTAACGATATATTAGTTGTGGATGATTCCACAGGCGATAACTTACTCAATGGTAGTAGTGGTGATGATTATCTGTCTGCTGTTGGTTCGTCTGGAAATAACACCCTCAATGGTGGTGCTGGCAGAAACACATTAATTGCCGATAATTCTACAGGCAATAACCTGCTAAATGGTGATAACGCTGATGAGTATCTGTCTGCTGTTGATTCATCTGGGAATAATACCCTTATCGGTAGAAATGGTCACGATATATTAATTGTGGATGATTCTACAGGCGATAACCTTCTGAGTGGTGACAATGGTAATGATTATCTATCTGCTGTTAGTTCATTTGGTAATAACACCCTCAATGGAGGTAATGGTAACGACACATTAACTGTGCAGAATTCTAGTGGCACTAATGTACTGAATGGTGGCAGTGGTAATGATTATCTTTCGGCAATGGGTGCTTTAGGGAATAACACTCTCGATGGTGGTACTGGTAACGATATCCTAATCGGCGGTAGTGAAAATGATGTTCTCATTGGTGGCGCAAATAACGACCTGATCACAGGCGGTAGCGGTGCAGATACCTTTGTCTTTAATCGTTTTAATGAAGGTATTGATACGATTACTGACTTCAGCATCAGTGATGACATCATTCAGATATCTGCGGCTGGTTTTGGTGGTGGTTTATTAGCTGGGGCGCTGTCGATTAGTCAGCTTACTTTGGGAACTTCTGCAACCACGACTGATCAAAGATTCATCTATAACAACATTACTGGTGCGTTGTACTTTGACCAAGATGGTAATGCTGGTGGATTTAGACAGGTGCAACTTGCTCAACTGTCTGGTTCACCTGCGCTGAATGTCAGCAATTTTGTGATTGTTTAA